The following are encoded together in the Salarias fasciatus unplaced genomic scaffold, fSalaFa1.1, whole genome shotgun sequence genome:
- the LOC115384433 gene encoding alpha-tectorin-like, producing MSGPLYPINGGRSSRSDDGNSPRIHLSQPFVYFGHSYSQIYVNHNGHLTFTGPWRSFTPQRFPINGSRDVIAPFWTDIDNRERGQIIYKEHRSGHILQQATQDVNQYFPGLNFQAVSVFVATWYEVAYYPRTSTVTTFQAVLISGGRYSFVLMNYGAIDRTNLSIQIGYDTVHSVHHHSIPFYFGTDADGRVFQQRSNVNVPGRFAFRTDSGTSGCAFDGVPVQLGDSFWSDGTCAERCTCTSEGLQCQSQPCSFSQICRPAAFQFSCQTIQRRTCTIVGDPHYYTLDNQVFHFQGTCTYVLSEQCGSALPYYRVEGKNEHRGSTRVSWVRLVKVFVYDEVIELVKGHRGKAKVNGDFVSTPISLNNGTVQVYQSGFFVVINTDFGLEVSYDTNHHVRISVPLDYRNSTCGLCGNFNNRPEDDFRTRQGAIVSSDVDFANSWRASGDDEPSCDVRCGGLDCSGCTAEQTELYSTTAHCGIIQSSSGPFAACHQQHPPQRFVESCVYDLCVGGGYQPFLCQAIEAYASQCQQNGVQVSWRRPGFCEIPCPANSHFESQGTGCPPTCVNPNSTEDCPLPARESCVCNAGYVLSAGVCVPHAECGCSFEGRYYSSGETVILGEDCGRRCSCSYGSMTCSSHACGPHESCSVEEGERGCRPNSYATCWIRGPGSYQTFDKLTYRYPGACRLTLAKVMGTSSHPHFMVTAEKVPRVREGFIRILNFEAEGTQISIEMSMFSHVQVDSQLIKLPYSSASNRIQIYHSSLHSVTLRTSFGVTVQTVWPHFVQVTAPSVYAGSLGGLCGNYNGHPRDDFHTPNGVLVNSSQVFGDSWRDGSLSAHCVENLDEDTENNHNVSEYCGILTSPQGPFAPCWSTVDPHQQVHVCEQIIQGSEDPASKVCEVLRDYALMCQQNGVVLEEWRNVTGCELACPANSHYELCGDSCPSACPSLSFPFTCNTQCQEGCQCDDGFVLNGNQCVPPTSCGCYHQGRYRHGGEQFNDGEECQSLCTCNGTTGTVHCVPSSCGPQESCRVVEGVFGCHPKPHGTCYASGDPHYKTFDGMKYDFQGTCRYILAKDCNATGLRQFSVEAKNEPWNGQLVSVTAEVFVKVWGYEVRMSRNNRGMVEVDGIITNLPVVLNGSRVTIFVSGSRTFVNADFGLSVTFDGRSTVFITLPSDFRGKTCGLCGNFNGNSSDDFYTPSGTVTSPDEFGAAWKVAGNYSCSDGCGSSCPRCTDEQPARDQCQVIRAADGPFSFCHDQVDPAPFFSDCVFDVCVSGSGGPDLLCQAIEAYVSACQSANVPIFPWRQNTTCRLDCPANSHYELCGTDCGHTCASSPDATCEHVCSEGCFCDEGFLRSGTQCVPMESCGCQYDGFYYNAGDSFWTDGCSQRCKCHAPNDLRCSAASCILDQRCTIKNGLLGCFDAMSTCTVWGDPHYVSFDGALSHFQGTCSYIITESVRHRANETQFRVIGTNNHRGNNLVSFVSAVDVYLSNHPESVHVRIGPNRRVKINGSAVSLPTIAGTLAQLERQGNFIVVNAGDLVVQFDGQSTLLVRTAENRKNRLTGMCGNANNDPADDKVFPNGTLAVNDNEFGHSWKASTSQPRCGSTDERITDQLSDLTNVEGYSALCSIITNTSGPFAACHPHSDPRPFFSSCVYDLCLYTTANGMLCSAVAAYERTCAVAGVNVSEWRSGLSCAESDPCEQLDCAEHEWCGQKNGVYGCFCDEHHHRPNNESYDSSITCVSSSGTMSVSRCQLFEAGFPFTVLHLQDDSCNGTLEDGRLVFRFDNSDQLCGTVLRSNGTHFMYENVIKGDIDSHGGLISRQRSINLRFCCEYPLTQALSMAVGINPVESIVAKKLPAGRGLYQTKMLPYYDAEFRQPFASNRNATIELDQELYVEVQSEGVDASQLSTILDSCWATPVNVADHPVRWDLLISQCPNPADGTVDVIQNGVSTVSRFSFRMFTFTNYTSIYLHCQVHLCLLQHNNCTTNCYPGYSHRRSRRDVSYHDSTAISVGPLTLKRDKRGLVVRAQSAVAQATPAHVAAAAAALLGTVLMATVVLWVKRKIQQKKN from the exons GACCTCTGTACCCAATAAATGGAGGACGAAGTTCACGATCGGACGATGGCAATTCGCCCCGGATTCATCTCAGCCAACCATTTGTTTACTTCGGACATTCGTACTCACAGATTTAT GTGAACCATAACGGACACCTGACCTTCACCGGCCCGTGGAGAAGTTTCACGCCTCAACGCTTCCCGATCAATGGATCAAGAGACGTCATTGCTCCGTTTTGGACAGACATAGACAACCGTGAAAGAGGTCAGATCATCTACAAAGAACACAGAAGTGGCCACATTCTCCAACAAGCTACGCAGGACGTCAATCAGTATTTCCCGGGGCTGAACTTCCAAGCCGTCTCGGTGTTTGTAGCAACCTGGTACGAGGTGGCTTATTATCCAAGAACATCAACTGTGA CAACATTTCAGGCAGTCCTGATTTCTGGTGGACGGTACTCATTTGTGCTCATGAATTATGGGGCAATAGACAGGACGAATCTCAGCATACAG ATTGGGTACGACACAGTCCATTCAGTTCATCATCACTCCATCCCCTTCTACTTTGGCACTGATGCCGATGGTAGGGTTTTCCAACAGAGAAGCAACGTGAATGTTCCCGGTCGCTTTGCCTTCCGGACAGACTCTGGAACGAGTGGCTGTGCTTTTGATG gtgtGCCGGTGCAGCTGGGCGACTCCTTCTGGAGCGACGGGACGTGTGCGGAGAGGTGCACGTGCACATCAGAAGGCCTGCAGTGTCAAAGCCAGCCCTGCTCCTTTTCCCAGATCTGTCGGCCCGCCGCCTTTCAGTTCTCCTGCCAGACGATACAGAGACGCACGTGCACCATCGTCGGCGATCCCCATTACTACACCTTAGACAACCAAGTCTTTCACTTTCAGGGCACGTGCACTTATGTCCTCTCTGAGCAATGTGGCAGTGCGCTGCCATATTACAGAGTCGAAGGCAAAAATGAGCACAGGGGAAGTACCAGAGTTTCTTGGGTTCGACTGGTCAAAGTGTTTGTCTACGATGAAGTCATCGAGTTGGTCAAAGGACATCGTGGTAAAGCGAAG GTTAACGGGGACTTTGTGTCAACTCCAATCTCTCTCAATAATGGCACAGTGCAGGTTTATCAGTCAGGTTTTTTCGTGGTCATCAACACTGACTTTGGCTTGGAGGTGTCTTATGACACCAATCATCATGTCCGGATCAGCGTGCCCCTCGATTACCGAAACTCCACGTGTGGCCTGTGTGGAAATTTCAACAATCGTCCCGAAGACGACTTCCGAACCCGTCAGGGTGCGATCGTGAGCTCGGATGTGGATTTCGCCAACAGCTGGAGAGCGTCCGGAGATGACGAGCCCAGCTGTGATGTCCGATGTGGAGGTCTGGACTGCTCTGGCTGCACAGCTGAGCAGACGGAGCTCTACAGCACCACTGCCCATTGTGGCATCATTCAGAGCAGCTCAGGACCTTTTGCTGCCTGCCATCAACAACATCCCCCCCAGAGGTTTGTCGAGAGTTGTGTGTATGATCTGTGTGTAGGAGGAGGGTACCAGCCTTTTCTCTGTCAAGCCATTGAAGCCTACGCCAGTCAGTGCCAACAAAACGGTGTACAAGTAAgctggaggagacctggcttcTGTG AAATCCCCTGCCCAGCCAACAGCCACTTTGAATCCCAAGGCACTGGATGTCCACCGACTTGCGTCAATCCCAATTCCACCGAAGACTGCCCCCTTCCTGCCCGAGAGAGCTGCGTCTGCAATGCGGGCTACGTCCTCAGCGCTGGAGTCTGCGTTCCTCATGCCGAGTGCGGTTGCAGCTTCGAAGGCCGCTACTACAGCTCTGGGGAAACTGTGATACTCGGCGAGGACTGtgggagacgctgcagctgcagttacGGCTCCATGACTTGCAGCTCTCACGCTTGTGGCCCGCATGAatcctgcagcgtggaggaaggagagcgaGGATGCCGACCAAATAGCTATGCGACGTGTTGGATAAGGGGCCCGGGGTCCTACCAGACATTCGACAAACTGACCTACCGATATCCTGGAGCATGCCGATTGACCCTCGCAAAAGTAATGGGGACGTCGAGCCACCCGCACTTTATGGTTACTGCAGAAAAGGTGCCGAGGGTCAGGGAGGGTTTCATCCGGATTTTAAACTTTGAGGCAGAGGGAACACAAATCTCCATAGAGATGTCAATGTTCAGTCATGTTCAG GTCGACAGTCAGCTGATCAAACTGCCCTACAGCTCTGCATCCAACCGGATCCAAATCTATCACAGCAGCCTCCACAGTGTCACCCTTCGCACCTCCTTTGGCGTGACCGTGCAGACCGTTTGGCCTCACTTTGTCCAGGTCACTGCGCCAAGCGTCTATGCTGGTTCACTCGGTGGACTCTGTGGTAATTACAATGGTCACCCTCGTGATGACTTCCACACGCCCAACGGTGTGCTGGTCAACAGTTCTCAGGTGTTTGGGGACAGCTGGAGAGATGGCTCCCTGTCCGCACACTGTGTGGAAAATCTGGATGAAGATACCGAGAATAATCACAACGTCAGTGAGTACTGTGGCATTCTCACCTCGCCACAAGGACCTTTTGCGCCGTGTTGGTCGACGGTGGACCCACACCAGcaggtgcatgtgtgtgagcagatCATTCAGGGATCTGAAGATCCGGCATCGAAGGTGTGTGAGGTTCTCCGAGATTATGCACTCATGTGTCAACAGAACGGTGTTGTCCTGGAAGAGTGGAGGAATGTGACAGGCTGTG AGTTGGCCTGCCCTGCAAACAGTCATTATGAACTCTGTGGAGACTCCTGCCCTTCTGCCTGCCCCAGCCTCTCTTTCCCCTTCACCTGCAACACTCAGTGTCAAGAGGGCTGCCAGTGTGATGACGGTTTTGTCCTCAATGGGAACCAGTGTGTGCCGCCTACATCCTGTGGATGCTATCATCAAGGACGCTATCGGCACGGCGGCGAGCAATTCAATGATGGCGAGGAATGCCAGAGCTTGTGCACATGTAACGGCACAACTGGGACTGTTCACTGTGTCCCCAGCTCCTGTGGTCCTCAGGAGTCCTGTCGTGTGGTGGAGGGCGTCTTTGGCTGCCACCCCAAACCCCACGGCACCTGCTACGCCTCCGGGGACCCTCACTACAAAACCTTTGATGGCATGAAATATGACTTTCAGGGAACCTGCCGCTACATCCTGGCAAAAGACTGCAATGCGACCGGGCTCCGTCAGTTTTCTGTGGAAGCTAAGAATGAGCCGTGGAATGGCCAGCTGGTTTCAGTAACagctgaggtttttgtgaaagTCTGGGGGTATGAAGTGCGCATGTCAAGAAACAATCGGGGCATGGTGGAG GTGGATGGAATAATAACAAACTTGCCAGTGGTCTTGAATGGAAGTCGCGTCACTATCTTTGTTTCTGGGTCTCGAACATTCGTCAATGCTGATTTTGGCCTGAGTGTCACTTTCGACGGACGCTCCACGGTGTTCATCACTCTGCCCTCTGACTTCAG aggaaaaacatgtGGACTTTGTGGAAACTTCAATGGAAACAGCAGCGACGATTTCTACACACCATCTGGAACAGTCACATCTCCAGATGAATTCGGGGCCGCCTGGAAGGTGGCGGGTAATTACAGCTGCAGTGACGGCTGTGGCTCGTCCTGCCCACGGTGTACCGACGAGCAGCCTGCCAGAGACCAGTGCCAGGTGATCCGAGCAGCCGACGGCCCCTTCAGCTTCTGCCACGACCAGGTGGACCCGGCGCCATTTTTCAGTGACTGCGTGTTCGACGTATGCGTGTCAGGGAGCGGGGGTCCCGATCTTTTGTGCCAAGCCATCGAGGCTTACGTCAGTGCCTGTCAGTCTGCTAATGTTCCAATCTTCCCATGGAGACAGAACACCACATGca GACTGGACTGTCCGGCTAACAGTCACTATGAGCTGTGTGGTACCGACTGTGGGCACACCTGTGCCAGCAGCCCCGATGCCACCTGTGAGCATGTTTGCTCTGAGGGATGCTTCTGTGATGAAGGCTTCCTGAGGAGTGGGACGCAGTGTGTTCCTATGGAAAGCTGCGGCTGCCAGTATGACGGCTTCTACTACAAT GCTGGAGACTCTTTCTGGACAGATGGCTGCTCCCAGAGGTGCAAATGTCATGCTCCCAATGAcctgcgctgctctgctgcgTCTTGCATCTTAGACCAACGCTGCACCATCAAAAACGGTCTTCTGGGCTGCTTTGATGCGATGTCGACTTGCACCGTGTGGGGAGATCCACACTATGTCAGCTTTGATGGAGCGCTGAGTCATTTCCAGGGCACATGCTCTTACATTATTACCGAGAGTGTCCGGCACCGCGCCAACGAAACCCAGTTTAGAGTGATAGGAACCAATAATCACCGTGGCAACAACCTTGTGTCATTTGTATCAGCAGTGGATGTTTACCTCTCAAACCACCCTGAGAGTGTGCACGTCAGGATTGGACCCAACAGAAGAGTAAAG ATAAATGGAAGTGCGGTGTCTCTTCCCACCATTGCAGGGACCTTAGCTCAGCTGGAACGGCAGGGAAACTTCATAGTGGTCAATGCCGGGGACTTGGTTGTCCAGTTCGACGGTCAGAGTACTCTGCTCGTCAGAACAGCCGAGAACCGCAAGAACAGACTCACGGGGATGTGCGGGAATGCCAACAATGATCCAGCAGATGACAAAGTGTTTCCCAACGGCACTCTGGCGGTGAACGACAATGAGTTTGGACACAGCTGGAAGGCATCCACAAGCCAACCAAG ATGTGGATCCACTGATGAGAGAATCACCGATCAGCTGAGCGACCTCACCAACGTGGAAGGATACTCTGCGCTCTGCAGCATCATCACCAACACCAGCGGCCCCTTCGCTGCCTGCCACCCACACTCGGACCCTCGACCGTTCTTCAGCTCCTGCGTCTATGACCTCTGCCTCTACACCACAGCCAATGGCATGCTGTGTTCTGCAGTGGCCGCTTACGAGAGAACCTGCGCCGTGGCGGGAGTGAACGTCTCCGAGTGGCGCTCTGGATTGTCCTGTG CCGAGTCAGATCCCTGTGAGCAGCTGGACTGCGCAGAACATGAGTGGTGTGGCCAGAAGAACGGCGTGTATGGCTGCTTCTGTGACGAACACCACCATCGGCCCAACAATGAGAGCTATG ATTCGTCCATCACTTGTGTGAGCAGCTCAGGCACCATGTCTGTGTCCCGCTGTCAGCTGTTTGAGGCTGGTTTCCCCTTCACTGTCCTGCACCTTCAAGATGACTCCTGCAACGGGACGCTTGAGGACGGACGCCTGGTGTTCCGCTTTGACAACAGCGACCAGCTGTGTGGGACCGTCCTCAGG AGCAATGGAACCCACTTCATGTACGAGAACGTCATAAAAGGAGACATAGATTCTCACGGAGGTCTGATCAGCCGCCAGAGGAGCATCAATCTGCGATTCTGCTGTGAATACCCTCTGACTCAAGCCCTGTCCATGGCTGTGGGAATCAACCCGGTAGAAAG CATCGTTGCGAAGAAGCTCCCGGCCGGCCGGGGACTGTATCAGACTAAGATGCTGCCCTACTACGACGCCGAGTTCCGCCAACCCTTCGCCAGCAACAGGAATGCAACGATAGAATTGGACCAGGAGCTGTATGTGGAAGTGCAGTCCGAAGGGGTCGATGCCAGCCAGCTCTCCACCATCCTGGACTCCTGCTGGGCCACACCCGTCAACGTTGCTGACCACCCTGTCCGCTGGGATCTCCTCATTTCACA GTGTCCTAATCCAGCAGATGGGACCGTAGACGTGATCCAGAACGGCGTCTCCACCGTGTCCCGTTTCTCCTTCAGGATGTTCACCTTCACCAACTACACCTCCATCTACCTGCACTGCCAGGTGCACCTGTGCCTGTTGCAGCACAACAACTGCACCACG AACTGCTACCCGGGTTACAGCCACCGGCGATCTCGGAGGGACGTGTCCTACCACGACTCGACGGCCATCTCGGTCGGACCGCTCACCCTGAAGCGGGACAAAAGAG GCTTGGTGGTTCGTGCACAGAGTGCTGTGGCCCAAGCGACGCCGGCCcacgtggcggcggcggcggcggccctgcTCGGCACCGTCCTGATGGCCACAGTTGTGCTCTGGGTGAAAAGAAAGATCCAACAGAAAAAGAACTGA